Genomic window (Roseofilum reptotaenium CS-1145):
CTCCGTAACTTCTTCTAACCGGTCTTCAAAATCAGTGAGATCGTGTGTATCCCAGAACTCGGCTAACTCTTTAAGAGAGTCTGTTTGAACAATTATAGTCTTATCTTTTTCATGCATATCTAGAACCTCTTCATTATCTACTAAAGCCTGGATTCAGCCATCGCAAAATTTCGGCTTTTAACCGAGTAATATCTTTGTAAATAAACTCCTGTTTGACCCATTGTCCCATGGCATCTAAAGGACTAAATTCCCGTCCAGCTTGCCAATTAATATCTTGTCCCGTGGGCGTTAAATGATTACCGGGAAGTCTTTGTAAAGTCACCATATTGGCAAATCTGGCTCGTAAAATTTCAATTAATCGGGAACTTTGATCGATGTTATCGTTCTGAAAGCGAATTAACAGATTGCGCCGGATCTGATAGTCTTTCTCGATCAAAACTTCTGTTTGTTCTGGAGAGGGGGTGAATTCCAATTGGAACATGGTGGCCAGATTGAGTTCTTGACCCAGGGGAATGGATTGATTCACGGGATAATTATTGTAGGCAATGAAAATATTTCCAGCATGATTAATTTTGGGGAAACTTCCGATGATCAGGTGCAGTTTACAGCCCATACTATGGCCTAAACCGTAAAGGGGTAAATAGCGCCGTCGCAGTTTTCCTAAACGCTCTAATTGAGTTAAGGTCTGATTGAATTGCTCTAGAACCGATCGTGCAATCTGATAATGATCGAAGGTATTGATAAAGGGCGTGGTGACGATAATATAGCCTTGAGTAGCGATCGCCTCCAATAACCAACGATAGGTCACATGGGGCGCTGCGCCTATAAATGCCCCCCCCAAAAAATGAACGATCGCGATCGGTCTTGGGGGCACTAATACCCAATTTTCATCAATCTCTAACCAGTCCATGATTTTATTTTTTACTATAGATGAACAGGGCAGATTCGGGTTGGGAACATCTAGAACCTGGCATTCTCAGCAGTGACCTGGGATGAGATCACCTTAAGAGCCAAAGGCAAGGTGTTAAGCTAGATGGGGCGTTCTCTGAATGCCCAGAACTCATAGGTTTTAGGGTCGGCATCAGGTACCATTAACTCTAATTTAAACGACGCAAGGAAGATTACCGATGACACAACGCAAGCGATCGCTGATTACAGGAATTACCGGTCAAGATGGTTCTTATTTGAGTGAATTATTACTCGAGAAGGGGTATGAGGTTCACGGAATCATTCGCCGCAGTTCCACCTTCAATACCGATCGCATCGACCATATTTACATCGATCCCCATGAAGAACAAGCCCGATTTTTCCTGCACTACGGCGATCTCACCGACGGCACAACCCTCCGCCGGATCTTAGAAGAAATTCAACCTCATGAGGTCTACAATTTGGGCGCTCAATCCCACGTGCGCGTCAGTTTCGACTCCCCCGAATATACCGTTGATACTGTCGCCATGGGAACCCTACGGCTCTTAGAAGCCATTCGAGACTACCAACAGCGTACCGGCAATCAGGTCAGATTCTATCAAGCCGGATCGTCCGAGATGTTTGGGAAAGTCCAAGAAGTACCTCAAAAAGAAACCACCCCCTTCTATCCCAGAAGTCCTTACTCCTGCGCTAAAGTCTATGCCCATTGGCAAACCATTAACTACCGGGAATCCTACAAATTATTTGCCTGTAATGGCATCCTGTTTAACCATGAATCCCCTCGTCGAGGTGAAACCTTTGTAACGCGTAAAATCACCCGTGCAGTGGCTCGGATTAAAGCTGGACTGCAAAAGAAACTCTATTTAGGAAACTTGGATGCCAAACGGGATTGGGGATATGCCAAAGACTATGTACGTGCTATGTGGCTCATGCTTCAGCAAGATGAACCGGATGATTATGTCGTCGCCACCAATGAAACCCACTCCATTCGCGAATTTCTTGATATTGCCTTTACCCATGTGGGTTTAAGCTGGCAAGATTATGTGGAGTTTGACGAGCGCTATTTACGTCCTGCGGAAGTGGATTTACTCATTGGTGACCCGAGCAAAGCTAAAGAAAAGCTGGGTTGGGAACCCTCCGTTACCTTCGAGGAGCTAGTAAAATTGATGGTGGACTCCGATCGAGAAGTGCTGGAAAAAGCCAAACAGTTGGGCAATGGATTTGACTAAGGCAGATTGAGGAAAAAAGATGACCACCATAGAATTGCAAGATAAGCGGATTTTGGTCACGGGAGGCGCGGGTTTTCTCGGTCGTCAGGTGATTGAGCAGCTTGAGGGGGCAGGAGCAAACCGAAATCATATTACCATTGTGCGATCGCGCGAATACGATCTTCGGCAAATGGCTGCCTGCGAGCAAGTTGTCCAAAATCAAGATATCATCATCCACCTGGCTGCCCATGTGGGAGGAATCGGTCTCAACCGGGAGAAACCGGCAGAACTGTTTTACGATAACTTGATGATGGGAACCCAGCTTATCCATGCGGCTTACCAAGCGGGTATCGAAAAATTTGTCTGTGTTGGAACCATTTGCGCCTATCCGAAATTTACCCCTGTTCCTTTCAAAGAAGAAGACCTCTGGAACGGCTACCCGGAAGAAACCAATGCTCCCTATGGCATTGCCAAAAAAGCGCTCCTGGTTCAGCTCCAATCCTATCGGCAACAATATGGGTTGAATGGCATTTTCCTCTTGCCAGTAAACTTATATGGGCCAGAAGATAACTTCGATCCGAGTAGTTCCCATGTGATTCCCGCCTTAATTCGCAAAGTCTACGAAGCTCAACAGCGGGGAGATACAACCCTTCCTGCTTGGGGAGATGGATCGCCGAGTCGTGAGTTTCTCTATTCCACCGATGCCGCACGGGGCATCGTGATGGCCACTCAGAAGTACAATGACTCTGAACCCGTGAACTTAGGAACTGGTTACGAAATTACCATCCGCGATCTAGTTGAACTCATTTGTGAGTTAATGGAATTTAAGGGCGAAATTGTCTGGCAAACGGATAAACCCAATGGTCAACCCCGCCGATGCTTAGATACCCAACGGGCAAAAGACTGGTTTGGGTTTACAGCGAATATGGAGTTTCGCGAAGGGCTGAAACGAACCATTGACTGGTATCGCACTCATGGAGAGGCGGCATAGTGTCGTG
Coding sequences:
- the gmd gene encoding GDP-mannose 4,6-dehydratase; protein product: MTQRKRSLITGITGQDGSYLSELLLEKGYEVHGIIRRSSTFNTDRIDHIYIDPHEEQARFFLHYGDLTDGTTLRRILEEIQPHEVYNLGAQSHVRVSFDSPEYTVDTVAMGTLRLLEAIRDYQQRTGNQVRFYQAGSSEMFGKVQEVPQKETTPFYPRSPYSCAKVYAHWQTINYRESYKLFACNGILFNHESPRRGETFVTRKITRAVARIKAGLQKKLYLGNLDAKRDWGYAKDYVRAMWLMLQQDEPDDYVVATNETHSIREFLDIAFTHVGLSWQDYVEFDERYLRPAEVDLLIGDPSKAKEKLGWEPSVTFEELVKLMVDSDREVLEKAKQLGNGFD
- a CDS encoding GDP-L-fucose synthase family protein — protein: MTTIELQDKRILVTGGAGFLGRQVIEQLEGAGANRNHITIVRSREYDLRQMAACEQVVQNQDIIIHLAAHVGGIGLNREKPAELFYDNLMMGTQLIHAAYQAGIEKFVCVGTICAYPKFTPVPFKEEDLWNGYPEETNAPYGIAKKALLVQLQSYRQQYGLNGIFLLPVNLYGPEDNFDPSSSHVIPALIRKVYEAQQRGDTTLPAWGDGSPSREFLYSTDAARGIVMATQKYNDSEPVNLGTGYEITIRDLVELICELMEFKGEIVWQTDKPNGQPRRCLDTQRAKDWFGFTANMEFREGLKRTIDWYRTHGEAA
- a CDS encoding DUF1350 family protein → MDWLEIDENWVLVPPRPIAIVHFLGGAFIGAAPHVTYRWLLEAIATQGYIIVTTPFINTFDHYQIARSVLEQFNQTLTQLERLGKLRRRYLPLYGLGHSMGCKLHLIIGSFPKINHAGNIFIAYNNYPVNQSIPLGQELNLATMFQLEFTPSPEQTEVLIEKDYQIRRNLLIRFQNDNIDQSSRLIEILRARFANMVTLQRLPGNHLTPTGQDINWQAGREFSPLDAMGQWVKQEFIYKDITRLKAEILRWLNPGFSR